A portion of the Haliaeetus albicilla chromosome 29, bHalAlb1.1, whole genome shotgun sequence genome contains these proteins:
- the C29H6orf47 gene encoding uncharacterized protein C6orf47 homolog produces MWRWVRDPPWGRGPPPELGGVPDPLEICLALARHLFDLCAVGCLGAARVALGALGVRGALGALGLGGAGGAWLQGVVAFLLAAAALRLLLRLLLQHLLPLAALYALLQALVLAASLRPGPPVAPPPAPPPPGEPPEPEEQPRGPPDGREPPAELRDAPTERRRGAPLEGRESPLERWDPPVEQQDPHPEWDDPLTEWWDPPTERWETPGCKEGERVLVPGPCAD; encoded by the coding sequence atgtGGCGCTGGGTGCGTGACCCGCCGTGGGGCCGGGGTCCCCCTCCCGAGCTGGGGGGGGTTCCGGACCCCCTGGAAATCTGCCTGGCCTTGGCGCGTCATCTCTTCGACCTTTGCGCCGTGGGGTGCCTGGGGGCGGCGCGGGTGGCACTGGGGGCCTTGGGGGTGCGGGGGGCTTTGGGGGCTCTGGGTctggggggcgcggggggggccTGGCTGCAGGGGGTGGTCGCCTTCTTGCTGGCGGCTGCCGcgctgcggctgctgctgcggctgctgctgcagcacctcctgcccctgGCCGCCCTCTACGCCCTCCTGCAGGCCCTGGTGCTGGCTGCCAGCCtgcgccccggcccccccgtcgcccccccgcctgcccccccGCCTCCGGGGGAGCCCCCCGAGCCGGAGGAGCAACCGCGTGGACCCCCCGACGGACGGGAGCCCCCGGCGGAGCTGCGGGATGCCCCCACAGAGCGGCGACGAGGTGCTCCTTTGGAAGGGCGGGAGTCCCCCCTGGAGCGGTGGGACCCCCCTGTGGAGCAGCAGGACCCCCACCCGGAGTGGGATGACCCCCTGACGGAGTGGTGGGACCCCCCCACCGAGCGCTGGGAGACCCCCGGGTgcaaggaaggggagagagtgCTGGTGCCCGGCCCCTGTGCGGACTAG